The Corynebacterium jeddahense genome has a window encoding:
- a CDS encoding ABC transporter ATP-binding protein, with protein MFQVAVPALTGRAIDIATGQAEGSVAKVAWAMVAAAGATYLLSFVRRTTSGRLATTSQHWLRTEILRTLHRLDGPGQDTIVTGQIVSRSISDLNQYHMVLANLPMLCTRVVQLAATLVVMLRMDVSLTAMSLALLPLILIEANRSRKTLYAATWVNQHATAELAEHVEQTVSGVRVVKAFGQEAREIDRLDELGRRLYAVKMRAAKLTARFQPVLSQLPKVALVVTIVAGGILAIDGRISIGQFVAFTAYLTSMTSTMAMLTNQYVRLQMGMSSFDRLDEVLALAPEPDRAPDRAPDREPAREPEPANPAGLRFDDVRFATGGHQVLDGFTLNVRPGETVALVGAPGAGKTMAVQLAGGFYQPDSGSVSLLDGASDPHALRPHVVCVFDDAFLFSSSVRDNIAMGAALPPAELDAAVREAARLACADEFIERLPDGYDTQVGERGLTLSGGQRQRIALARALMASPEVLVLDDATSAIDAVTEARILANLRDALGDVAVLTVAHRQSTVDHADRVAVVAGGRVVTQGPTAEVVERAEYRALMSPDEPAALPAPAAGELWPSVAEPERERVIVPTSGRASTVNATPELLARVERLPEAREEPGLDAATLARLRTPSSEFRVRDLFRAVRWLIAGTVALLIVGVVADLAFPTLVRAAVDRGIAPADRASLVRTGLIALGVVLVAWASSAAMTVLSSRSGERLLYGLRLRSYAHLQQLGLSYFESRLSGKIMTRMTTDIDTLSSFLQTGLAQAIVAVGSLAGVTVMLVATDGELTLVALAAVPVIVAATWAFRHFSKRYYAQARAQISAVNGEFAELIGGIRITQTHRAEGHFESRFAAVSDEYRRLRMRSVRLVGLYFPGMQFVSQAMTAAIVGVGAGRVADGTLSVGVLVAFTMYLGQLYGPIQQLGQIFDSWQQATVSFDRIRELLNETTTVPDTGTRPGAREAAAGELSLDDVSFGYTPDQPVVDGMDLAIAPGTAVALVGPTGAGKSTVVKLLARFYDPTAGTVRASGTNIAEFPLPAWRRALAQVPQESYLFPGTVADNIAYGVPGASDAEIETAVARIGALGVIATIPGGFNARVGERGRGLSSGQRQIIALARAEMLNPSVLLLDEATATLDPATERAVLDASERAAAGRTSIVVAHRLATAARADRILVIDRGRIIEDGCHESLLAAGGRYAHMWAVNR; from the coding sequence CCACCACCTCGCAGCACTGGCTTCGCACCGAGATCCTGCGCACGCTGCACCGGCTCGACGGGCCTGGGCAGGACACGATCGTCACCGGCCAGATCGTCTCGCGCTCGATCTCGGACCTGAACCAGTACCACATGGTACTGGCGAATTTGCCCATGCTGTGCACCCGCGTCGTGCAGCTCGCGGCGACGCTCGTGGTCATGCTGCGCATGGACGTCTCGCTCACCGCCATGTCGCTCGCGCTGCTGCCGCTCATCCTCATCGAGGCGAACCGCTCGCGAAAGACGCTCTACGCCGCCACATGGGTGAACCAGCACGCCACCGCGGAGCTCGCCGAGCACGTCGAGCAGACCGTCTCCGGCGTCCGGGTGGTCAAGGCGTTCGGCCAGGAGGCTCGCGAGATCGACCGCCTCGACGAGCTCGGGCGCCGCCTCTACGCGGTGAAGATGCGCGCCGCGAAGCTCACCGCCCGCTTCCAGCCGGTGCTCTCGCAGCTGCCGAAGGTCGCGCTCGTGGTCACCATCGTCGCCGGCGGCATCCTCGCCATCGACGGGCGCATCTCCATAGGCCAGTTCGTCGCGTTCACGGCGTACCTCACCTCGATGACGTCGACGATGGCGATGCTCACCAACCAGTACGTGCGGCTGCAGATGGGCATGAGCTCGTTCGACCGGCTCGACGAGGTGCTCGCGCTCGCCCCAGAGCCAGACCGAGCGCCAGACCGAGCGCCAGACCGAGAGCCGGCCCGCGAACCCGAGCCCGCCAACCCCGCCGGCCTGCGCTTCGACGACGTCCGCTTCGCCACCGGCGGCCACCAGGTCCTCGACGGCTTCACGCTCAACGTCCGCCCCGGCGAGACGGTCGCGCTCGTCGGGGCGCCCGGCGCGGGCAAGACCATGGCTGTCCAGCTCGCTGGGGGCTTCTACCAGCCGGATTCCGGGAGCGTCTCGCTTCTCGACGGCGCCAGCGACCCCCACGCCCTCCGCCCGCACGTCGTGTGCGTCTTCGACGACGCGTTCCTCTTCTCCTCCTCCGTGCGCGACAACATCGCGATGGGCGCCGCCCTGCCGCCCGCCGAGCTCGACGCCGCGGTGCGTGAGGCGGCGCGCCTCGCCTGCGCGGACGAGTTCATCGAGCGCCTCCCCGACGGCTACGACACCCAGGTCGGCGAGCGCGGGCTCACGCTCTCCGGCGGGCAGCGACAGCGCATCGCGCTCGCCCGCGCGCTCATGGCCTCGCCCGAGGTGCTCGTGCTTGACGACGCGACCAGCGCCATCGACGCCGTCACCGAGGCCCGCATCCTGGCCAACCTGCGCGACGCCCTCGGCGACGTGGCGGTGCTCACCGTCGCGCACCGGCAGTCCACGGTCGACCACGCGGACCGGGTCGCGGTGGTGGCCGGAGGTCGCGTCGTCACGCAAGGGCCCACCGCCGAGGTCGTGGAGCGCGCCGAGTACCGCGCGCTCATGTCGCCCGACGAGCCCGCGGCGCTGCCCGCGCCGGCGGCCGGCGAGCTGTGGCCGAGCGTCGCCGAGCCGGAGCGCGAGCGCGTCATCGTGCCCACCTCGGGCCGCGCCTCCACCGTCAACGCCACCCCCGAGCTCCTCGCGCGGGTGGAGCGGCTGCCAGAAGCGCGCGAGGAACCGGGGCTCGACGCGGCCACGCTCGCGCGGCTTCGCACCCCCTCGAGCGAGTTCCGCGTGCGCGATTTGTTCCGGGCGGTGCGCTGGCTCATCGCCGGCACGGTCGCGCTGCTCATCGTCGGCGTCGTCGCGGACCTCGCCTTCCCCACGCTCGTGCGCGCCGCCGTCGACCGCGGCATCGCGCCCGCCGACCGCGCGAGCCTCGTGCGCACCGGGCTCATCGCGCTCGGCGTGGTCCTCGTCGCGTGGGCGTCGTCGGCCGCGATGACCGTCCTGTCCTCGCGCTCCGGCGAGCGCCTCCTCTACGGCCTGCGGCTGCGCAGCTACGCGCACCTGCAGCAGCTCGGCCTGAGCTACTTCGAGTCGCGCCTGTCCGGCAAGATCATGACGCGCATGACCACCGACATCGACACCCTCTCTAGCTTCCTGCAGACCGGGCTCGCGCAGGCGATCGTCGCCGTCGGTTCGCTTGCCGGCGTGACGGTCATGCTCGTGGCTACCGACGGCGAGCTCACCCTCGTCGCGCTCGCGGCGGTGCCCGTCATCGTCGCGGCGACGTGGGCGTTCCGGCACTTCTCCAAGCGCTACTACGCCCAGGCCCGCGCCCAGATCTCCGCGGTCAACGGGGAGTTCGCCGAGCTCATCGGCGGCATCCGTATCACGCAGACGCACCGCGCCGAGGGCCACTTCGAGTCCCGCTTCGCCGCCGTGAGCGACGAGTACCGCCGCCTGCGCATGCGCTCCGTGCGGCTCGTCGGCCTGTACTTCCCCGGCATGCAATTCGTCTCCCAGGCGATGACGGCCGCGATCGTCGGCGTCGGCGCGGGCCGCGTCGCGGACGGCACGCTCTCCGTCGGCGTGCTCGTCGCGTTCACGATGTACCTCGGCCAGCTCTACGGCCCGATCCAGCAGCTCGGCCAGATCTTCGACTCCTGGCAGCAGGCCACCGTCAGCTTCGACCGCATCCGCGAGCTGCTCAACGAGACCACCACCGTCCCCGACACCGGCACCCGGCCGGGCGCGCGCGAGGCGGCCGCCGGGGAGCTTTCGCTTGACGACGTCTCCTTCGGCTACACCCCCGACCAGCCCGTCGTCGACGGCATGGACCTCGCCATCGCGCCGGGCACGGCCGTCGCGCTCGTCGGCCCGACGGGGGCGGGCAAGTCGACCGTCGTGAAGCTGCTCGCCCGCTTCTACGACCCGACCGCGGGCACGGTGCGCGCCTCGGGCACGAACATCGCCGAGTTCCCGCTGCCCGCGTGGCGCCGCGCGCTCGCGCAGGTGCCGCAGGAGTCCTACCTCTTCCCCGGCACCGTCGCCGACAACATCGCGTACGGCGTGCCCGGCGCCTCCGACGCGGAGATCGAGACGGCCGTGGCGCGCATCGGGGCCCTCGGCGTCATCGCGACCATCCCCGGCGGCTTCAACGCCCGCGTCGGCGAGCGCGGCCGCGGCCTTAGCTCCGGGCAGCGCCAGATCATCGCGCTCGCCCGCGCGGAGATGCTCAACCCGAGCGTGCTGCTGCTCGACGAAGCGACGGCCACCCTCGACCCCGCCACCGAGCGGGCCGTGCTCGACGCCTCAGAGCGGGCGGCGGCCGGGCGGACGTCGATAGTGGTGGCCCACCGCCTGGCCACGGCGGCGCGGGCCGACCGAATCCTCGTCATCGACCGAGGACGTATCATTGAGGACGGCTGCCACGAGTCCCTCCTCGCCGCCGGCGGAAGGTACGCCCATATGTGGGCCGTTAACCGCTAA